GTGTCGATCCGGATCAGGTCGCGACAGATCTCCGCGACCTCCGACTCGCCCGTCACCTTCGGGCCGGCCACCCGATCCGCCTTCGAGTCGCTCACGGTCACTCCTCGTCGTCTCTCACCTGCCCGGGAGCGGTCCGCGCCACCCCGGAACCGGGCCCGGGGTCGTGCGGGCACGGCCCGCCCATCCTCTCCCAGCGATCGCCCCTCCCCAAGGAGAACCCCCGGATCACAAGGCCCCGAGCCGTTCCAAACCTCCGGACCGGCCGTTTTTGGGACCAGAAGCCGATCTTTGCTACAGTTATCAAGTCAGCGCGGCACGGAGCAGCGAGGACGAGCGGTACACCCCGTCCGGGTGGCGGAATGGCAGACGCGCTAGCTTGAGGTGCTAGTGCCCTTTATCGGGCGTGGGGGTTCAAGTCCCCCCTCGGACACAGAACGATTCCCTCGGGAATCAGCAAAAGTGCCGGTTGAGATCCTTCTCAACCGGCACTTTTTTTGCTGTCCCGACCCGCAGGTCGGGGCCGCAGGTCAGGATTCCTGGACAGCCACCGACCGGCCACGGCCTGGACGGCGGCCAGTACGCCGGGCCGTCCTGGCCGGCGGAAAGCGCCCGGTTCGGACCGATCGCCCCGGACGCGGCCGGACTACAGTCGATCACCCGGGGGTATCCCCTGTCCGGGGCACTGCCCAGGTGTCCGCGCCGGCGCAGGAACCGGAGCCGCGGTCGAACCCGCCCCGGCCGGCCGACGGCGTACCGGCGCCGATACCTCCGACGTGGGGAGCCGTTCATGACCACAGCGCAGGACCTGCTGCTCACCTCCCTGGACGCGGTGTCCAGCCCTCCCGTCAGCCCCGGCGACCTGTCGCTCGCCCTCGCCGGAGCCGAGCTGATCGATCTGCTGGACGCCCGGGCCCTGGCGCTGGACGGTGCCCTGATCGTGCCCGGCGACCGCCGGCCGGTGGCCGACCGCCTGTTGGCCGAGGCCGCCTCGTCGCTCGTCCGGCAGGCTCCCTACGAATCGGTCGAGGACTGGCTCTGGCGCCGGGGCCGCGGTCTGTCCTCGGCGTATCTGGCCGCCCTGGAGGCGGAGGGTGGCATCGTCCGGGAACGCGGCCGCCGGATTCCGGTCCGGACCGGCCGGACGGTGCTGGTCGATTCGCCCGCCCGCCGGCGCGCGGACGCCCGCTGGGCATCGGGGGATCCCGTCCTCGCCGGCCTGGTGGCCGCCGCCGGGTTCCGGCAGGAGCATACGGACGAGGCCTCGGACGGCGCCTCGGGCGGCTACGACGGCGCGGTCGAGACGGTGCTCGCCGCCGTCGGTGACGCGGTGATGGAGCTGGAGGCCGTACGGCAGCGGCGAACCGTCGAGGACGCGGCCTTCGACAACATCTGGCGAGGCCAATGACGGGAGCACCGGTGGACGGTACGCCGGATCCGTGACGCCGAGGCCTTCGGCCGACGGGCCACGGGCGAGCACCCGACCTGGTGCTGCCCTTGCCACCACCGACTCCCGCGATCGGTTCAGATCGGCGGCTCCCACCAGTCGAGGCAGTCGCCGTCGGCGTCCCACTTCCGACAGGTCCGATGGCTGGTCGACTCGATCGCCGAGGCCTCGCGGTCCACGAACTCGGTGATGATCCGGCCGTCCTCGGCGCGGGAGAACCCGCTCTTCTTCGCGAAGTCGATGTCCATCGAGTGCTCCAGCGCGAGGCTGGCGAGGGCGTAGCGACCCTTGGCCTCGGGGTGCTGGGCGAAGGCGGCCTTGACGGCCTCGAAGAAGGCGGTGTCCTCCAGGGTGTAGATCTGCTGCTTCGTCGTCATCATGCGCTCCTTGGGGATTACGCGGACCGGCCGCAGCGCCGTCGGCCGAGCAGTCGGCGGCGGGCTCCTCCGGGCCCCGGCCGCTGGGCGATCACTTCCCATGCTGCCGCACCGCCGGGGGCGCCGCGAGGTGGCAGAGGTGCTCGCGGCCGGCCTGGGACGGACCGCGGTGACGGAGGGTATCGATCGGCGGGCCGGAATCAGGGCGCTTGTGTCAGAAGATAGTTGACGACCTGACCGGCGCCGCCGCCCACCGGGGCGCAGCCAGCGGCGCCGGCGGTCCCACCCTCGTCGACGTGGCCGGTACCGGCGGGGCCGCCCTGCCCGGTGGCGACGCCGGAGACCGTCACCGCATCGGGCCCCTCCCCGCCGTCGAGCCTCGCGCCGTCGGCGACGTTGGCGGCAGCGACGTTGGCGGCGGCGACATTGGCGGCGCCCCGGCGCCGTCGATCAGGCTGACGGTGTCCCGGCCGGCGTCGCCCTGGACCGTACCGGTGTTGGCGGCCCCGCCGCGGGATCCGCTGCCGCCACGGACGGTGAGGGAGTCGGGGCCGGGGCCGCCGGCCACGGTGCCGCTGTTGCCGGGCGCCCCCAGGTCGCCGTCGTACGTCCGGGAGGTGCCGCCGGTGACCGTGACCGTGGCCGTGCCGGTGCCGGAGGCGCCCTTGATCCGGCCGGTGTTCCCCGCCGCCGACTCGCCGGTCACCTCGATGGTGGTGCTGCCGCTGTCGGAGCCGATGAGGGTGCCCGAGTTGCCGCCCGCCCCGACGGCCCGCACCGTGTGCTCACCGGTGCCGATCATGGTGATGGTGCTGGTGTTGCCGTTGCCGCCGGACTGTCCCCGTACGCTCACCGAGCCCCGGCCGAGGGTGATCGGCCCGCCGTTGCCGCCGGCCGCCGACCCGCCGGGCGCGTGGGAGTCGCCGTTGCCCGTCCCGCCCGCGCCGGGGGTGCCGCCGGTGACCCCGAGGGTGATGCTGCCCGGGAGCCTGGTGTTCGCGCCGCCCGCCTGGTTGATCGACCTGCTGTTGCCGGGGGCGGCGTCACCGCCGTTCCCGCCGTCGCCGTCGTGCCCGGGCCGCCGGTGGGTGTGGTCGGCGCCGCCGGCGCCGGCGTTCCCACCCCGGCCGCCGTTTCCGCCGGTGATCGTGACGGTGTCCTGGCCGCTGCCGTGCACCAGCTCGCCCGCGTTGCCGGGGGCGCCGTCACCGCCGACGCCCCCGTCCCCGCCGTCGCCGCCACCGAGGTCCCAGCCGCTGTCCGCGTGGCCGCCGCCACCGCCTCCTCCCCCGTCGCCGCCGTTCCCGCCGCTGATGATGACGGTGTTGATGCCGGCCCCGAGCCGGACGGAGCCGGTGGGCGTCACGCCCGCCCCGCCGCTGCCGCCGGGGCTGCCGTCCTCGCCGTCGTTCGCCCCGTCGAAGTCGAAGAAGCCGCCGGCGTCGCTGCCCCGGGGCCCGTCCGCGCCCCGGGCACCAGGGGCGCCGGTGATCACCAGGGTGGTGTCGCTGTGGCCGAGCACCAGGGTGCCGGCGACGCCGCCGTGCACGGTGATGGTGTCCTTGCCCTTGTCGGTGCCGGTCAGGGTGGCTCCCCGCGGGATGCCCCGCTCGCAGACGACGGCGTCGCCGTCGGCGCCGACCGTACGGGAGCAGCCGGCCGGGTCGGCGGCGTGCGCCGCGCCCACCGGGACGCTCAGCATCACCGCGGCGACGGACGCCACGACGGCCGGCCGCAGCCGGCTCCCCGCGCCGCTCCCGGCTCTCGCCCTCGCCATCTCGTGCCTCCCCCTCGCCATCTCGCGCCTCCCCCTCGCCGACGGCCGGGGCAGCGTGCGCGGGCGCCCGGCCGTCACAGCATGCGAGCAGGAGCCGCGTGGACGGCCGAGAGCCCGGCGGGACCACTCGAAAGGCTGGTCGTGGCACGGTCGGCGCATGATCCCGGACGGCGGGTCCCGGCCGGGCGATCCCCGTGCGGCGGCGCGGGAAGGTCGGCTCCGGGGGCTTCGGGCCACCCGGAGCACGCCAGCGCGGGGCACCGCGCGCGGGTGGCTGCCGAGCGCCGTCCGGCCACCGCTCCCGCCCGCGCCGCGGTGCCCACCCACCCGCCCTCCGGCCCGCCGGGGCGGGAGGTCAGTGCGCCACCCGCAGGACGATCTTGCCGCGGGTACGTCCCTCGGCGAGCTCGCGGTGGGCCTGGGCCGCCTCCTCCAGCGGGAACACGGCGGCCACCTCCACCCCGAGCCGGCCCTGCTCGACCAGCCCGGCGAGAGCGGTGAGACCGGCGCCGTCCGGCTCCACCAGGAAGGGCGCGACCCGGACGCCACGGGCCTGTGCCTCCTCGGCCAGGGCGGGCGAGACGCCCGACGGCACGGCCACCAGCAGGCCGCCGGGGCGCAGCACCGAGAGCGAGCGGGTGCTGGTGGCATCGTGCTCGTCGCCGACCAGGTCCACCACCACGTCGATGTCGGAGATCTCCTTCTCGAACCGGGTGCTGGTGTAGTCGACGACCTCGTCGGCGCCCAGCTCGCGCAGCCAGGCGTGCTTGGCCGCGCCCGCCGTGCCGGTCACATGGGCGCCCAGGTGCTTGGCGATCTGGACGGCGAAGTGGCCGACCCCGCCGCCCGCGGCGTGGACCAGGACGCGCTGCCCCGCCGTGACCCCGGCGGTGTCGACCAGGATCTGCCAGGCGGTGAGCGCGGCCAGCGGCAGGGCGGCGGCCTCGTCGTGGCCGAGGCCGGCGGGCTTGCGGGCGAACTGACGGGCGGGGGCGGTCACGTACTCGGCGTACGCGCCGGCCGCACGCGGGAACCAGGGCATCCCGTAGACCTCGTCGCCGACGGCGAGGGTATGGACGCCGAAGCCGACCTCCTCGACCACGCCGGAGACGTCCCAGCCGAGGACGAACGGCGGCTCGCCGAGTACCCCGGCCATGCCGCCGCCGGCCCGGGTCTTCCAGTCCACGGGGTTGACCCCGGCGGAGACCACCCGGACCAGGACTTCGGTGGGCAGGGGCACCGGGCGCGGCAGGTCGGTGACGGTCAGCACCTCGGGGCCGCCGAAGGCGTTCTGGGTCACGGCGCGCATGGTCGGTGCGTCGGTGGGTCGGGTCACGGTGGGGCTCCTTCACTGGCGGCGGCCGGACTCGTCCGCCGGTCTCGCTGTTCTGGCGCCGACGCTACGCGGAAGACCGTAGTAACCCGCAAGGGCAGCTACTATCGATTGGGAAGCAATGCACGTCAGCACGTTGAAGGAGCGATCTCTTGGCCACCAGCTGCGCTACCGGCACCCATGACCGGCACGATGTCTACGCCGCCCTGTGCCCCTGCCGGGACATCCTCGCCCTGCTGGCCAACAAGTGGAGCGCCCTCACCATCGGCGCCCTGGAGAGCGGCCCGCTGCGGTTCGGCGAACTCCAGCGACTGCTGGAGGGGGTGAGTCCCAAGGTACTCACCCAGACCCTGCGCCGGCTGGAGGACTCCGCCCTGCTGACCCGCACCATCTACCCGGCGGTGCCGCTGCACGTCGAGTACGCCCTCACCGATCTGGGCCGCAGCGCCGCCGAGCCGCTGGCCGGCATCCGGGCCTGGGCGGAGCAGAACATCGACCGCTTCCCGGCCTGAGACCCCGGGTGCCGGGCCGGGGCACCGGCCCGGGCCCGGCACCCGCGACCGCGCCCACGCCCACTCAGGCGACCCAAGTGCTGGTGGTGCCGACCACCCGGGTGCCGTCCGGGTCGGCCAGCTTCCCGGCGATGAAGGCGCGGGCCGCGTCGGAGGTCTGCACCCGCGGGACGGGGTGCTCGGCGGTGAGCACGGCGACCACGGCCGCGGCGGCGTCCGCGGCGGACTGGGCGTTGGCGAAGGCGCCGGCGGTCCGGGCCAGGTAGGCCTCCAGCGCCGGGGTGTAGGGGCCCATCCGCTCCAGCAGCTCGGAGCGGTCGTCGGGCACGCCGACGTTGGCCACGAACTCGCTCGCGACGGCGGCCGGCTCCACCACCGTGACGCTCACCCCGACCGTGGCGGCCACCGGGGTCAACGACTCCAGGTAGCCCTCCACCGCGAACTTGGCCGCGCAGTACGCCTCGTTGAACGGCTGGCCCACGACCCCGCCGACGCTGGTGACGGCGATCAGCCGGCCGCCCGCCGCGCGCAGGTGCGGCATCGCGGCGGCCGTCACGTTCAGCACCCCGAAGAAGTTGACCTCCATGACCCGCCGGGCGACGTCCACGCCGTCCACCTCCAGCGTGCCGACATGGCCCGCGCCGGCGTTGTTGATCACCGCGTGCAGGGCGCCGTGATCGGCCACCACCGCGGCCACGCAGGCCGCCACCGAGTCGGGGTCGGTCACGTCCAGCCGCCGGATCTCGACCAGGTCGGCCACTCCGGCCGCCGCGGCGGCGGCGCGCAGGGCGTCGGCCTTGGCCGTGTCGCGC
The sequence above is a segment of the Kitasatospora sp. NBC_00240 genome. Coding sequences within it:
- a CDS encoding GPP34 family phosphoprotein; protein product: MTTAQDLLLTSLDAVSSPPVSPGDLSLALAGAELIDLLDARALALDGALIVPGDRRPVADRLLAEAASSLVRQAPYESVEDWLWRRGRGLSSAYLAALEAEGGIVRERGRRIPVRTGRTVLVDSPARRRADARWASGDPVLAGLVAAAGFRQEHTDEASDGASGGYDGAVETVLAAVGDAVMELEAVRQRRTVEDAAFDNIWRGQ
- a CDS encoding NADP-dependent oxidoreductase, with product MRAVTQNAFGGPEVLTVTDLPRPVPLPTEVLVRVVSAGVNPVDWKTRAGGGMAGVLGEPPFVLGWDVSGVVEEVGFGVHTLAVGDEVYGMPWFPRAAGAYAEYVTAPARQFARKPAGLGHDEAAALPLAALTAWQILVDTAGVTAGQRVLVHAAGGGVGHFAVQIAKHLGAHVTGTAGAAKHAWLRELGADEVVDYTSTRFEKEISDIDVVVDLVGDEHDATSTRSLSVLRPGGLLVAVPSGVSPALAEEAQARGVRVAPFLVEPDGAGLTALAGLVEQGRLGVEVAAVFPLEEAAQAHRELAEGRTRGKIVLRVAH
- a CDS encoding helix-turn-helix domain-containing protein — protein: MATSCATGTHDRHDVYAALCPCRDILALLANKWSALTIGALESGPLRFGELQRLLEGVSPKVLTQTLRRLEDSALLTRTIYPAVPLHVEYALTDLGRSAAEPLAGIRAWAEQNIDRFPA
- a CDS encoding SDR family NAD(P)-dependent oxidoreductase; this encodes MTTSTVLITGTSTGIGLEAAVAAARAGWRTVATMRDTAKADALRAAAAAAGVADLVEIRRLDVTDPDSVAACVAAVVADHGALHAVINNAGAGHVGTLEVDGVDVARRVMEVNFFGVLNVTAAAMPHLRAAGGRLIAVTSVGGVVGQPFNEAYCAAKFAVEGYLESLTPVAATVGVSVTVVEPAAVASEFVANVGVPDDRSELLERMGPYTPALEAYLARTAGAFANAQSAADAAAAVVAVLTAEHPVPRVQTSDAARAFIAGKLADPDGTRVVGTTSTWVA